The proteins below are encoded in one region of Hordeum vulgare subsp. vulgare chromosome 3H, MorexV3_pseudomolecules_assembly, whole genome shotgun sequence:
- the LOC123439672 gene encoding S-type anion channel SLAH3-like isoform X1, with protein sequence METDESVRQWAAGARAPASRSAVEQAFRERHDDPMMASPDQDSPFDASALRVAAHPVSVSLPASPSRFDAARTEAGFPPRHAPASRMLSLPPRPPPMVSVAFEHLEVVFRSQPIAAAASELPSAQDSQSQVLHDDSMSRGSGARMGTSKARRDTSYDSFKTWSGKLEKQLTTHLRVVRQPQPQEAEPEEDDGAATSGRPCSMPRVQRFFAALEGPELDKLRSSEELVLPSNKTWPFLLRFPVSAFGMCLGMSSQAILWKNIAISASTRFLHITLRTNLVLWCVSVALMCLVSALYACKVIFYFEAVRREYYHPIRVNFFFAPWIACLFLAIGVPELVMESLPHWLWYVLMAPIVCLELKIYGQWISGGQRRLSRVANPSNHLSIVGNFVGALLGAIMGLREGPIFFFAVGLAHYIVLFVTLYQRLPTSETLPRDLHPVFFLFVAAPSVACLAWARITGEFGYGSRIAYFIAMFLYASLAVRINMFRGFRFSLAWWAYTFPMTSAAIASIRYSSEVKNAFTQAMCIVLTVVATLTVTALLLTTLLHATVHHDLFPNDISIAITERRPKHSTIAELNELHANKDADAACRDLEAAYRP encoded by the exons ATGGAGACGGACGAATCTGTGCGACAGTGGGCCGCCGGTGCTCGCGCCCCGGCGAGCCGATCCGCCGTGGAGCAGGCCTTCAGG GAGCGGCATGACGACCCGATGATGGCGTCCCCGGACCAAGACTCGCCGTTCGACGCGTCCGCGCTGCGCGTCGCGGCGCACCCGGTCTCCGTCAGCCTGCCGGCCTCTCCGTCCAGGTTCGACGCCGCCCGGACGGAGGCGGGGTTCCCGCCGCGCCACGCTCCCGCGTCGCGCATGCTGTCCCTCCCGCCGCGGCCGCCGCCGATGGTGTCCGTCGCGTTCGAGCACCTGGAGGTGGTGTTCCGCTCTCAGCCGATCGCCGCGGCGGCCTCCGAGCTGCCCAGCGCCCAGGACTCACAGTCCCAGGTGCTGCACGACGACTCGATGAGCCGCGGGAGCGGGGCGCGCATGGGGACGAGCAAGGCGCGGAGGGACACGAGCTATGACTCGTTCAAGACGTGGTCCGGGAAGCTGGAGAAGCAGCTGACCACCCACCTCCGCGTCGTCAGGCAGCCACAGCCGCAGGAGGCTGAGcccgaggaagacgacggcgcggCGACGAGCGGCCGCCCCTGCTCCATGCCCAGAGTCCAGCGCTTCTTCGCGGCGCTGGAAGGCCCCGAACTCGACAAGCTACGG TCGTCGGAGGAGCTCGTCCTGCCGTCGAACAAGACGTGGCCGTTTCTGCTCCGGTTCCCGGTGTCGGCCTTCGGCATGTGCCTCGGCATGAGCAGCCAGGCCATCCTGTGGAAGAACATCGCCATCTCGGCGTCCACGCGGTTCCTGCACATCACGCTCCGGACAAACCTCGTGCTGTGGTGCGTGTCGGTGGCGCTCATGTGCTTGGTGTCGGCGCTGTACGCGTGCAAGGTCATCTTCTACTTCGAGGCGGTGCGGCGGGAGTACTACCATCCGATCCGCGTCAACTTCTTCTTCGCGCCGTGGATCGCCTGCCTCTTCCTGGCCATCGGCGTGCCGGAGCTGGTGATGGAGAGCCTGCCGCACTGGCTCTGGTACGTGCTCATGGCCCCCATCGTGTGCCTGGAGCTCAAGATATACGGGCAATGGATATCCGGCGGGCAGAGGCGGCTGTCGAGGGTGGCGAACCCGTCCAACCACCTGTCCATCGTCGGCAACTTCGTCGGCGCGCTGCTGGGGGCCATCATGGGGTTGAGGGAGGGCCccatcttcttcttcgccgtcggGCTCGCGCACTACATCGTGCTGTTCGTGACGCTGTACCAGCGGCTGCCCACCAGCGAGACGCTGCCGAGGGACCTCCACccggtcttcttcctcttcgtggcCGCGCCCAGCGTCGCCTGCCTCGCCTGGGCGCGGATCACCGGCGAGTTCGGCTACGGCTCCCGCATCGCCTACTTCATCGCCATGTTCCTCTACGCCTCGCTG gCCGTGCGGATCAACATGTTCAGGGGGTTCAGGTTCTCGCTGGCGTGGTGGGCGTACACGTTCCCGATGACCAGCGCGGCCATCGCGTCGATACGATACTCGTCGGAGGTGAAGAACGCCTTCACGCAGGCCATGTGCATCGTGCTGACCGTGGTGGCCACGCTCACGGTGACGGCGCTCCTCCTGACCACGCTGCTGCACGCCACCGTGCACCACGACCTCTTCCCCAACGACATCTCCATCGCCATCACGGAGCGCAGGCCCAAGCACAGCACCATCGCCGAGCTAAACGAGCTGCACGCCAACAAGGACGCCGACGCCGCATGCAGAGACCTCGAAGCCGCCTATAGACCATGA
- the LOC123439672 gene encoding S-type anion channel SLAH3-like isoform X2 — protein sequence MMASPDQDSPFDASALRVAAHPVSVSLPASPSRFDAARTEAGFPPRHAPASRMLSLPPRPPPMVSVAFEHLEVVFRSQPIAAAASELPSAQDSQSQVLHDDSMSRGSGARMGTSKARRDTSYDSFKTWSGKLEKQLTTHLRVVRQPQPQEAEPEEDDGAATSGRPCSMPRVQRFFAALEGPELDKLRSSEELVLPSNKTWPFLLRFPVSAFGMCLGMSSQAILWKNIAISASTRFLHITLRTNLVLWCVSVALMCLVSALYACKVIFYFEAVRREYYHPIRVNFFFAPWIACLFLAIGVPELVMESLPHWLWYVLMAPIVCLELKIYGQWISGGQRRLSRVANPSNHLSIVGNFVGALLGAIMGLREGPIFFFAVGLAHYIVLFVTLYQRLPTSETLPRDLHPVFFLFVAAPSVACLAWARITGEFGYGSRIAYFIAMFLYASLAVRINMFRGFRFSLAWWAYTFPMTSAAIASIRYSSEVKNAFTQAMCIVLTVVATLTVTALLLTTLLHATVHHDLFPNDISIAITERRPKHSTIAELNELHANKDADAACRDLEAAYRP from the exons ATGATGGCGTCCCCGGACCAAGACTCGCCGTTCGACGCGTCCGCGCTGCGCGTCGCGGCGCACCCGGTCTCCGTCAGCCTGCCGGCCTCTCCGTCCAGGTTCGACGCCGCCCGGACGGAGGCGGGGTTCCCGCCGCGCCACGCTCCCGCGTCGCGCATGCTGTCCCTCCCGCCGCGGCCGCCGCCGATGGTGTCCGTCGCGTTCGAGCACCTGGAGGTGGTGTTCCGCTCTCAGCCGATCGCCGCGGCGGCCTCCGAGCTGCCCAGCGCCCAGGACTCACAGTCCCAGGTGCTGCACGACGACTCGATGAGCCGCGGGAGCGGGGCGCGCATGGGGACGAGCAAGGCGCGGAGGGACACGAGCTATGACTCGTTCAAGACGTGGTCCGGGAAGCTGGAGAAGCAGCTGACCACCCACCTCCGCGTCGTCAGGCAGCCACAGCCGCAGGAGGCTGAGcccgaggaagacgacggcgcggCGACGAGCGGCCGCCCCTGCTCCATGCCCAGAGTCCAGCGCTTCTTCGCGGCGCTGGAAGGCCCCGAACTCGACAAGCTACGG TCGTCGGAGGAGCTCGTCCTGCCGTCGAACAAGACGTGGCCGTTTCTGCTCCGGTTCCCGGTGTCGGCCTTCGGCATGTGCCTCGGCATGAGCAGCCAGGCCATCCTGTGGAAGAACATCGCCATCTCGGCGTCCACGCGGTTCCTGCACATCACGCTCCGGACAAACCTCGTGCTGTGGTGCGTGTCGGTGGCGCTCATGTGCTTGGTGTCGGCGCTGTACGCGTGCAAGGTCATCTTCTACTTCGAGGCGGTGCGGCGGGAGTACTACCATCCGATCCGCGTCAACTTCTTCTTCGCGCCGTGGATCGCCTGCCTCTTCCTGGCCATCGGCGTGCCGGAGCTGGTGATGGAGAGCCTGCCGCACTGGCTCTGGTACGTGCTCATGGCCCCCATCGTGTGCCTGGAGCTCAAGATATACGGGCAATGGATATCCGGCGGGCAGAGGCGGCTGTCGAGGGTGGCGAACCCGTCCAACCACCTGTCCATCGTCGGCAACTTCGTCGGCGCGCTGCTGGGGGCCATCATGGGGTTGAGGGAGGGCCccatcttcttcttcgccgtcggGCTCGCGCACTACATCGTGCTGTTCGTGACGCTGTACCAGCGGCTGCCCACCAGCGAGACGCTGCCGAGGGACCTCCACccggtcttcttcctcttcgtggcCGCGCCCAGCGTCGCCTGCCTCGCCTGGGCGCGGATCACCGGCGAGTTCGGCTACGGCTCCCGCATCGCCTACTTCATCGCCATGTTCCTCTACGCCTCGCTG gCCGTGCGGATCAACATGTTCAGGGGGTTCAGGTTCTCGCTGGCGTGGTGGGCGTACACGTTCCCGATGACCAGCGCGGCCATCGCGTCGATACGATACTCGTCGGAGGTGAAGAACGCCTTCACGCAGGCCATGTGCATCGTGCTGACCGTGGTGGCCACGCTCACGGTGACGGCGCTCCTCCTGACCACGCTGCTGCACGCCACCGTGCACCACGACCTCTTCCCCAACGACATCTCCATCGCCATCACGGAGCGCAGGCCCAAGCACAGCACCATCGCCGAGCTAAACGAGCTGCACGCCAACAAGGACGCCGACGCCGCATGCAGAGACCTCGAAGCCGCCTATAGACCATGA
- the LOC123441567 gene encoding protein abhd-3.2-like, producing MGARAQSSVVGHLAPSLARSELEPPGSVDPNPDPPRAQESLFLLFWLTIDRLYPLYCRQLYTVRDGGTIALDWLLAFDLEDADGIISKDSSTPLLVVVPGLTSDSDAAYAKHLVHSMARKGWNVVVSNHRGLGGVSITVTSLI from the exons ATGGGAGCCCGAGCTCAAAGCTCCGTCGTCGGCCACCTCGCCCCATCTCTAGCCAGATCCGAGCTGGAGCCGCCCGGATCTGTTGACCCCAACCCGGATCCACCTC GAGCACAAGAATCACTTTTCTTACTTTTTTGGTTGACAATTGATCGATTATACCCTCTATACTGCAGGCAACTGTACACAGTTCGTGATGGTGGAACCATTGCTTTGGATTGGCTGCTGGCCTTTGATTTGGAGG ATGCAGATGGGATTATTTCAAAAGATTCTTCAACACCCCTTTTAGTTGTCGTCCCTGGATTAACCAGTGATTCTGATGCTGCT TATGCAAAACACTTGGTTCATTCCATGGCGAGAAAAGGGTGGAATGTTGTTGTAAGTAACCACAGGGGTCTTGGTGGTGTATCCATTACAGtaacttcacttatataa